A stretch of Janibacter endophyticus DNA encodes these proteins:
- a CDS encoding glutaredoxin family protein has translation MAGWESSARVSVVGRQGCHLCDVALEIVRRVAAETGADVEVVDIDEHPDLLARYADEIPVTFVDGAQHDYWRVDEGRLRAALS, from the coding sequence ATGGCCGGCTGGGAGTCCTCCGCCCGGGTGAGCGTCGTCGGGCGGCAGGGCTGCCACCTGTGCGACGTCGCGCTCGAGATCGTCCGCCGCGTGGCGGCGGAGACGGGGGCCGATGTCGAGGTCGTCGACATCGACGAGCACCCCGACCTGCTGGCGCGCTACGCCGACGAGATCCCGGTGACCTTCGTGGACGGGGCCCAGCACGACTACTGGCGGGTCGACGAGGGACGGCTCCGCGCCGCCCTCTCATGA
- a CDS encoding uroporphyrinogen-III synthase gives MSPRASRKTDPNRSGPATVTFVGAGPGDPSLLTLAAVRHLGRADAVIIDSTARDDLVAEHLPEGVEIVDAGHGEAGQQLTHASRAKLVVKTAKAHRGGHVVRLMDGDPGTFNGLAEEARALVKAGIAYEIVPGVSSVSAVPTYAGVPLTVGNASSVHVISVTSGRTPDLTGSVADDITVVLLGQPERLVAALAALRDAGRPESTPVALTERGTTRQQRTVAGTLAEVETLAAGLERPALAVVGPPVELRDELSWFETKPLFGWQVLVPRTKQQSGSMEERLGDFGATSKVVPTISVEPPRTPQAMERAVRGLVTGRYEWVGFTSVNAVRAVREKFEVIGLDARAFAGLKVAAVGGATAAALEDWGIAPDLVPSGEKSAAGLLEDWPPYDDVLDPINRVLLPRADIATETLVAGLQGMGWEVDDVTAYRTVRASPPPAPTRDAIKAGAFDAVAFTSSSTVRNLIGIAGKPHPSTVVACIGPATAKTAEELGLRVDVVASEADAVRLVEDLADHARGLIAQAVAHGEPVRRPSEKVPATSRRRAKAKG, from the coding sequence GTGAGCCCCCGCGCAAGCCGCAAGACCGACCCGAACCGCAGCGGTCCCGCCACCGTCACCTTCGTCGGTGCCGGCCCCGGCGACCCGTCGCTGCTCACCCTGGCCGCGGTCCGTCACCTTGGCCGCGCCGACGCGGTGATCATCGACAGCACCGCCCGGGACGACCTCGTCGCGGAGCACCTGCCGGAAGGCGTCGAGATCGTCGACGCGGGCCACGGCGAGGCGGGTCAGCAGCTGACGCACGCCTCCCGCGCCAAGCTCGTCGTCAAGACTGCCAAGGCCCACCGCGGCGGACACGTCGTGCGGCTCATGGACGGCGACCCCGGGACCTTCAACGGCCTCGCCGAGGAGGCCCGCGCCCTCGTCAAGGCCGGCATCGCCTACGAGATCGTCCCCGGCGTCTCCAGCGTCAGCGCGGTCCCGACCTACGCCGGTGTGCCCCTGACCGTCGGCAACGCGAGCAGCGTCCACGTCATCTCGGTGACGAGCGGCCGCACCCCCGACCTCACCGGATCGGTGGCCGACGACATCACGGTCGTCCTGCTCGGTCAGCCCGAGCGGCTCGTCGCTGCGCTGGCCGCGCTGCGTGACGCCGGCCGTCCCGAGAGCACGCCCGTCGCGCTCACCGAGCGGGGGACGACCCGCCAGCAGCGCACCGTGGCGGGGACGCTCGCAGAGGTCGAGACGCTCGCGGCGGGACTCGAGCGGCCCGCGCTCGCCGTGGTCGGCCCGCCCGTCGAGCTGCGCGACGAGCTCTCCTGGTTCGAGACCAAGCCGCTCTTCGGCTGGCAGGTCCTCGTGCCCCGCACCAAGCAGCAGTCCGGCTCGATGGAGGAGCGGCTCGGCGACTTCGGTGCGACGAGCAAGGTCGTCCCCACGATCTCCGTCGAGCCGCCGCGGACCCCTCAGGCCATGGAGCGCGCCGTCCGCGGGCTCGTCACGGGCCGCTACGAGTGGGTTGGCTTCACCTCGGTCAACGCCGTCCGCGCCGTCCGCGAGAAGTTTGAGGTCATCGGCCTCGACGCGCGTGCCTTCGCCGGTCTCAAGGTCGCCGCGGTCGGCGGCGCCACCGCCGCCGCGCTCGAGGACTGGGGGATCGCCCCGGACCTCGTCCCCTCCGGCGAGAAGTCGGCCGCCGGGCTGCTCGAGGACTGGCCGCCCTACGACGACGTGCTCGACCCGATCAACCGGGTCCTCCTCCCGCGCGCCGACATCGCGACCGAGACCCTCGTCGCCGGCCTGCAGGGCATGGGCTGGGAGGTCGACGACGTCACCGCCTACCGCACCGTGCGCGCCTCGCCGCCGCCCGCGCCCACGCGCGACGCGATCAAGGCCGGTGCCTTCGACGCCGTCGCCTTCACGTCCTCCTCGACGGTGCGCAACCTCATCGGCATCGCCGGCAAGCCCCACCCGAGCACCGTCGTCGCGTGCATCGGCCCGGCGACGGCCAAGACGGCCGAGGAGCTCGGCCTGCGGGTCGACGTCGTCGCCTCGGAGGCCGACGCCGTCCGCCTCGTCGAGGACCTCGCCGACCACGCCCGTGGGCTCATCGCCCAGGCGGTCGCCCACGGTGAGCCGGTCCGGCGCCCCAGCGAGAAGGTCCCGGCGACCTCGCGACGCCGCGCCAAGGCGAAGGGGTGA
- a CDS encoding redox-sensing transcriptional repressor Rex, producing MSVDSAAKRGIPDATVARLPGYLRSLDGFVAQGIGSVSSEELATRSGVSSAKLRKDLSHLGSYGVRGVGYDVGHLRYQISRALGLTQDWPVAIVGMGNLGRALASYGGFAPQGFTVVALLDQDDAVVGQRVGNLVVQPMEVLPTLTEGGRAAIGVIATPTASAQDVADRLVAAGFTSILNFAPGVITVPAGVQVRKVDLATELQILAYHEQRRALPDELRLEVAP from the coding sequence GTGTCCGTCGACAGCGCCGCCAAGCGGGGGATCCCTGACGCGACCGTGGCTCGCCTGCCCGGCTATCTCCGGTCGCTCGACGGCTTCGTGGCCCAGGGCATCGGCTCCGTCTCCTCCGAGGAGCTCGCCACCCGCTCGGGCGTGAGCAGCGCCAAGCTGCGCAAGGATCTCAGCCACCTCGGTTCGTACGGCGTCCGGGGGGTCGGCTACGACGTCGGCCACCTGCGCTACCAGATCTCCCGCGCGCTGGGACTCACGCAGGACTGGCCCGTGGCCATCGTCGGCATGGGCAACCTCGGTCGCGCGCTCGCCTCGTACGGGGGATTCGCCCCGCAGGGCTTCACGGTCGTCGCCCTCCTCGACCAGGACGACGCGGTCGTCGGTCAGCGCGTCGGCAACCTCGTCGTCCAGCCGATGGAGGTGCTCCCCACCCTGACCGAAGGGGGGCGGGCCGCCATCGGGGTCATCGCGACCCCCACGGCGTCGGCGCAGGACGTCGCCGACCGGCTCGTCGCGGCCGGCTTCACCTCGATCCTCAACTTCGCGCCAGGGGTGATCACCGTGCCCGCGGGCGTCCAGGTCCGCAAGGTCGACCTCGCGACCGAGCTGCAGATCCTCGCCTACCACGAGCAGCGCCGGGCCCTGCCCGACGAGCTGCGTCTCGAGGTGGCGCCGTGA
- the hemA gene encoding glutamyl-tRNA reductase — translation MSTLVLGLNHHRTPIEILERVALSVESQTALSTAALESPDIAEVVVISTCNRIEVYAEVSAFHGAVADLTAALTSVTGVAADDLVDHLELQYGEAAIAHVFNVAAGLDSMAIGEAQILGQLRDSLSTGQSTGAVGSGLNSLLQQALRTGKQVRTETGLDRVSRSLVEVGLAQAVAELGPLDELTVLVVGAGAMSALSATTAHRLGATVTVVSRTEDRARALADRLAATSRPIEELGEALSEADVVLSCTGATGIVVDLPSVAAAQVARAGRPQVYIDLAMPHDVAAEVGSLRGVTRLGLAELGSALGGGEDLAEVRAARSVVADAVTRHLGDRAAQVVVPTVTAMRAAAAEIVAREIERFDQRTPDLTEAQRAEVHLAVHRVVEKLLHRPTVRVKEMAVDGRITEYEDAIRALFDLHSGGA, via the coding sequence GTGAGCACCCTCGTCCTCGGCCTCAACCACCACCGCACCCCGATCGAGATCCTCGAGCGGGTCGCCCTGTCGGTGGAGAGCCAGACCGCGCTGTCGACGGCGGCGCTGGAGAGCCCGGACATCGCCGAGGTCGTCGTCATCTCGACGTGCAACCGGATCGAGGTCTACGCGGAGGTCTCCGCCTTCCACGGAGCCGTCGCCGACCTCACGGCCGCACTGACGAGCGTCACCGGCGTCGCCGCGGACGACCTCGTCGACCACCTCGAGCTGCAGTACGGCGAGGCGGCCATCGCGCACGTCTTCAACGTCGCCGCGGGCCTGGACTCGATGGCCATCGGCGAGGCGCAGATCCTCGGGCAGCTGCGCGACTCGCTCTCGACCGGGCAGTCCACCGGCGCCGTCGGCTCCGGGCTCAACTCGCTGCTCCAGCAGGCCCTGCGCACCGGCAAGCAGGTCCGCACGGAGACCGGTCTCGACCGTGTCTCGCGATCTCTCGTCGAGGTCGGCCTGGCCCAGGCGGTCGCCGAGCTCGGCCCGCTCGATGAGCTCACGGTCCTCGTCGTCGGTGCCGGCGCCATGAGCGCGCTGAGCGCGACCACGGCCCATCGGCTCGGCGCCACGGTCACCGTGGTCAGCCGGACCGAGGATCGCGCTCGCGCGCTGGCGGACCGGCTCGCGGCCACCAGCCGGCCCATCGAGGAGCTCGGCGAGGCGCTCTCCGAGGCCGACGTCGTCCTCTCGTGCACCGGCGCGACGGGCATCGTCGTCGACCTGCCCTCCGTCGCCGCCGCGCAGGTCGCGCGCGCCGGGCGCCCCCAGGTCTACATCGACCTCGCGATGCCGCATGACGTCGCCGCCGAGGTGGGCAGCCTGCGCGGGGTCACCCGCCTGGGTCTGGCCGAGCTCGGCTCCGCGCTCGGCGGGGGAGAGGACCTGGCGGAGGTCCGCGCGGCTCGCTCCGTCGTCGCCGACGCCGTGACCCGTCATCTCGGGGACCGCGCGGCGCAGGTCGTCGTCCCGACCGTCACCGCCATGCGCGCCGCGGCCGCGGAGATCGTCGCCCGTGAGATCGAGCGCTTCGACCAGCGCACCCCCGACCTCACCGAGGCTCAGCGGGCCGAGGTGCACCTCGCGGTCCACCGCGTCGTCGAGAAGCTGCTCCACCGCCCCACGGTGCGCGTCAAGGAGATGGCCGTCGACGGCCGGATCACCGAGTACGAGGACGCCATCCGGGCACTCTTCGACCTGCACTCCGGAGGTGCCTGA
- the hemB gene encoding porphobilinogen synthase, with product MVRPRRLRSSAAMRRLVAEHRLHPADLVLPAFVREGISEPVEIASMPGVHQHTVESLVELARRCVEAGLGGLMLFGVPEHKDARGSGADDPDGILNVATRAVVDAVGDALVVMTDLCLDEFTDHGHCGVLAEGPDGVVVDNDATLERYADMAVAQARAGSHVLGMSGMMDGQVGFVRGALDREGLTGTAILAYAAKYTSALYGPFREAVCSSLTGDRATYQQDPANATEAVRELELDIAEGADIVMVKPAGPHLDVVAAAAAMSPVPVAAYQISGEYSQIVAAAERGWIDRKQAMLESVMHVRRAGASIILTYFALQIAEVLDRGSTS from the coding sequence ATGGTCCGTCCTCGGCGGCTGCGCTCATCGGCCGCCATGCGGCGGCTCGTCGCCGAGCACCGGCTGCACCCGGCCGACCTCGTCCTGCCCGCCTTCGTGCGTGAGGGGATCAGCGAGCCGGTCGAGATCGCGAGCATGCCCGGGGTGCACCAGCACACCGTCGAGAGCCTCGTCGAGCTCGCGCGTCGCTGCGTCGAGGCGGGCCTCGGCGGGCTCATGCTCTTCGGCGTGCCCGAGCACAAGGATGCGCGGGGCAGCGGTGCCGACGACCCGGACGGCATCCTCAACGTCGCGACCCGCGCGGTCGTCGACGCGGTCGGCGACGCCCTCGTCGTCATGACCGACCTGTGCCTCGACGAGTTCACCGACCACGGTCACTGCGGCGTGCTGGCCGAGGGGCCCGACGGCGTCGTCGTCGACAACGACGCGACCCTCGAGCGCTATGCCGACATGGCCGTGGCGCAGGCCCGGGCCGGCTCCCACGTGCTCGGGATGAGCGGGATGATGGACGGGCAGGTCGGCTTCGTCCGGGGCGCGCTGGACCGCGAGGGGCTCACCGGCACCGCGATCCTCGCCTACGCGGCGAAGTACACCTCGGCTCTCTACGGTCCCTTCCGCGAGGCCGTCTGCTCCTCGCTCACCGGTGACCGGGCCACCTACCAGCAGGACCCGGCCAACGCGACGGAGGCGGTCCGCGAGCTCGAGCTCGACATCGCCGAAGGTGCCGACATCGTCATGGTCAAGCCGGCCGGGCCGCACCTCGACGTCGTCGCCGCGGCCGCCGCCATGTCACCCGTCCCCGTCGCTGCGTACCAGATCTCCGGGGAGTACAGCCAGATCGTCGCCGCCGCGGAGCGGGGGTGGATCGACCGGAAGCAGGCGATGCTCGAGTCCGTCATGCACGTCCGGCGCGCGGGCGCGTCGATCATCCTCACCTACTTCGCCCTGCAGATCGCCGAGGTCCTGGACCGCGGGAGCACCTCATGA
- a CDS encoding lysophospholipid acyltransferase family protein, with protein MATTKTAATKSAAKRTTARKAPATKAPPPKAAAKKAPAAKAPAQKAPAAKAPAQKTPAKSSSAKKAPARRSTVAAAAERAGGERARRRSTPLLDGSDLAAPARRAPAARTRKAGAKPAGTGAATTATRKTSSSRAARKVTASGKPDLRVVQGDGGAAPRRRPSRSRVAAKARSSRPTPAPTPSPVPEVARPAEGTPSSGTALAPGFAELMSVALSAGQVASRTVGSALSSAAGEEWEQRLGDVLAFLRRRVQGDYTVDDFGFDEDFTIHTAFPLFRLLKDRWFRVEVRGIENIPAEGGALIVSNHSGTIALDSVITQLAIYDSHPQKRFLRMLGADLVFQMPVVGDYARKTGATLATNPDAERLMTSGELVGVWPEGFKGVGKPFRERYKLQRFGRGGFVSAAIRSEVPIIPCSVVGAEEVYPMIGNMKAVARLIGAPYAPVTPTFPLLGPLGLIPLPSKWIIEFSPAVDTASLGPSTADDPALVFDLTDQVRETIQQTLYSVLMTRRSVFF; from the coding sequence ATGGCGACCACCAAGACCGCGGCCACGAAGAGCGCGGCGAAGCGGACCACCGCGAGGAAGGCGCCGGCCACCAAGGCCCCGCCGCCGAAGGCCGCCGCGAAGAAGGCGCCGGCCGCCAAGGCGCCCGCGCAGAAGGCGCCGGCCGCCAAGGCTCCCGCGCAGAAGACGCCCGCGAAGAGCTCGAGCGCCAAGAAGGCGCCCGCCCGCCGCTCCACGGTCGCGGCCGCGGCGGAGCGAGCCGGGGGCGAGCGGGCCCGCCGCCGCTCCACCCCGCTCCTCGACGGCAGCGACCTCGCGGCGCCGGCCCGCCGCGCCCCCGCGGCCCGGACCCGCAAGGCCGGCGCGAAGCCCGCCGGCACGGGAGCCGCGACGACGGCGACCCGCAAGACCTCCTCCAGCCGGGCGGCCCGCAAGGTCACGGCCTCGGGCAAGCCCGATCTCAGGGTCGTCCAGGGTGACGGGGGAGCGGCCCCGCGCCGTCGCCCGTCGCGATCCCGGGTCGCGGCCAAGGCGCGCTCGTCGCGGCCCACCCCGGCCCCCACCCCTTCGCCCGTCCCGGAGGTGGCCCGTCCCGCCGAGGGGACCCCGAGCTCCGGCACGGCACTCGCCCCGGGCTTCGCCGAGCTGATGTCGGTGGCGCTCTCCGCGGGCCAGGTGGCCTCACGCACCGTCGGCAGCGCCCTGAGCAGCGCCGCCGGGGAGGAGTGGGAGCAGCGGCTCGGGGACGTCCTGGCCTTCCTGCGGCGCCGGGTCCAGGGGGACTACACCGTCGACGACTTCGGCTTCGACGAGGACTTCACGATCCACACGGCCTTCCCGCTCTTCCGGCTGCTCAAGGACAGGTGGTTCCGGGTCGAGGTCCGCGGGATCGAGAACATCCCGGCCGAGGGTGGCGCACTCATCGTCTCCAACCACTCGGGGACGATCGCGCTGGACTCGGTGATTACCCAGCTGGCGATCTACGACTCGCACCCGCAGAAGCGCTTCCTGCGCATGCTCGGTGCCGACCTCGTCTTCCAGATGCCGGTTGTCGGCGACTACGCCCGCAAGACGGGCGCGACGCTCGCGACGAACCCGGACGCGGAGCGGCTCATGACCTCCGGCGAGCTCGTCGGCGTCTGGCCCGAGGGCTTCAAAGGGGTCGGCAAGCCCTTCCGTGAGCGCTACAAGCTGCAGCGCTTCGGGCGCGGCGGCTTCGTCTCCGCGGCGATCCGTAGCGAGGTGCCGATCATCCCGTGCTCCGTCGTGGGTGCCGAGGAGGTCTACCCGATGATCGGCAACATGAAGGCGGTGGCCCGGCTCATCGGGGCGCCGTACGCGCCGGTCACGCCGACCTTCCCGCTCCTCGGCCCGCTCGGGCTCATCCCGCTGCCGAGCAAGTGGATCATCGAGTTCAGCCCGGCGGTGGACACCGCGAGCCTCGGTCCGTCCACGGCGGACGACCCGGCGCTCGTCTTCGACCTCACCGACCAGGTGCGCGAGACGATCCAGCAGACGCTCTACTCGGTGCTCATGACGCGCCGTTCGGTCTTCTTCTGA
- the hemC gene encoding hydroxymethylbilane synthase produces the protein MTLRIGTRRSALATTQTGHVADALRAAGHDVEIVEITTEGDVTTAPLSQLGGTGVFVSALREALRDERVDIAVHSLKDIPTAAEPGLTIAAIPPRVDPRDSLVARDGLTLGELPPGSVVGTGSPRRRAQLAALGLGLDFRDIRGNVGTRLAMVGDTVDAIVLATAGLTRLGQREVITEVLDPLQMLPAPGQGALAVECRAGDASTLAALAGLDDPDTRAAVTAERALLARLEAGCAAPVGALAEIVDDVDGPVVSLRAVVGALDGSVELRRSLTGPVADAEAVGRALAETFLVDGAEDIAPLRPAPPAAPTTSSPESAQ, from the coding sequence ATGACCCTGCGGATCGGCACCCGCCGCAGCGCCCTCGCGACGACGCAGACCGGCCACGTCGCCGACGCGCTGCGCGCCGCCGGGCACGACGTCGAGATCGTCGAGATCACCACCGAGGGCGACGTCACGACCGCGCCCCTCAGCCAGCTCGGCGGGACCGGGGTCTTCGTCTCCGCCCTGCGTGAGGCTTTGCGCGACGAGCGCGTCGACATCGCGGTCCACTCGCTCAAGGACATCCCCACCGCCGCCGAGCCGGGCCTGACCATCGCCGCGATCCCGCCCCGGGTGGACCCGCGCGACAGCCTCGTCGCCCGTGACGGGCTGACCCTCGGCGAGCTGCCTCCGGGCTCGGTCGTCGGCACCGGGTCGCCCCGTCGCCGGGCCCAGCTCGCCGCCCTCGGGCTCGGGCTCGACTTCCGCGACATCCGCGGCAACGTCGGCACCCGGCTGGCGATGGTCGGCGACACGGTCGACGCGATCGTCCTCGCGACGGCCGGGCTGACCCGGCTCGGGCAGCGCGAGGTCATCACCGAGGTCCTCGACCCCCTCCAGATGCTCCCCGCCCCCGGCCAGGGCGCCCTCGCGGTGGAGTGCCGCGCCGGTGACGCCTCGACCCTCGCCGCCCTCGCCGGGCTCGACGACCCCGACACCCGGGCCGCCGTGACCGCAGAGCGTGCCCTGCTGGCCCGCCTCGAGGCCGGTTGCGCCGCACCTGTCGGCGCGCTCGCCGAGATCGTCGACGACGTCGACGGCCCGGTCGTCTCCCTTCGTGCCGTCGTCGGCGCCCTCGACGGTTCCGTCGAGCTGCGCCGCTCCCTCACCGGCCCGGTCGCCGACGCCGAGGCCGTCGGCCGAGCGCTGGCCGAGACCTTCCTCGTCGACGGCGCCGAGGACATCGCTCCCCTTCGCCCAGCCCCCCCAGCAGCACCCACCACGAGCTCCCCGGAGAGTGCACAGTGA
- a CDS encoding MarR family winged helix-turn-helix transcriptional regulator, translating into MTPAEAPRWLSHEEQLAWRAYLRGSRLLVQALDDDLRPTCQLTEYELISMLSEAPGQRMRMSHLADDIVQSRSRVTHTANRLEQRGWVRRERAKDDGRGVEITLTDAGRAAIDELAPRHLASVRQHLVDALTHEQLMALGDAMAVIRDRLCPNHHEIGIDD; encoded by the coding sequence ATGACGCCCGCGGAGGCCCCGCGCTGGCTGAGCCACGAGGAGCAGCTCGCCTGGCGGGCCTACCTGCGGGGGTCCCGGCTGCTCGTGCAGGCCCTCGACGACGACCTGCGCCCGACCTGCCAGCTCACGGAGTACGAGCTCATCTCGATGCTCTCCGAGGCGCCGGGGCAGCGCATGCGCATGTCGCACCTCGCCGACGACATCGTCCAGTCCCGCAGCCGGGTCACCCACACGGCGAACCGCCTCGAGCAGCGCGGCTGGGTCCGTCGTGAGCGGGCCAAGGACGATGGCCGCGGGGTCGAGATCACCCTCACCGACGCCGGCCGGGCCGCGATCGACGAGCTCGCACCGCGCCACCTCGCCTCGGTGCGGCAGCACCTCGTCGACGCGCTGACCCATGAGCAGCTCATGGCGCTCGGCGACGCCATGGCGGTCATCCGCGACCGCCTCTGCCCGAACCACCACGAGATCGGGATCGACGACTGA
- the hemL gene encoding glutamate-1-semialdehyde 2,1-aminomutase, whose amino-acid sequence MTSTDRSAALFDRARAVTPGGVNSPVRAFRGVGGTPRFIASAQGPWLTDVDGNRYVDLLCSWGPMILGHAHPDVLAAVGEAASRGFSFGTPSENEVALAEEIVARVEPLEQVRLVSSGTEATMSALRLARGVTGRSVVVKFAGCYHGHVDALLAHAGSGVATFALPDSAGVPASAAGETIVLPYNDLGAVEQVFAERGEEIAAVITEASPGNMGVVPPAPGFTEGLRRVTREHGALLISDEVMTGFRCSAAGWYGHETGDGGAHPGGYPSGAPDLFTFGKVMGGGFPAAAFGGRAEVMAHLAPDGPVYQAGTLSGNPVATAAGLATLRACTPSLYDHLGRVADTISTAASEALTAEGVAHTVQRAASMFSIFFTDGPVRSYADAQQQDTAAFGRFFHAMLDGGVHLPPSAYEAWFVGAAHDEAAVDAVLGALPAAARAAAQP is encoded by the coding sequence ATGACGAGCACCGACCGGTCCGCCGCCCTCTTCGACCGCGCCCGCGCGGTGACCCCCGGCGGGGTGAACTCGCCGGTGCGGGCCTTCCGCGGGGTCGGGGGCACACCACGCTTCATCGCGTCGGCGCAGGGACCGTGGCTCACCGACGTCGACGGCAACCGCTACGTCGATCTCCTCTGCAGCTGGGGGCCGATGATCCTCGGCCACGCCCACCCGGACGTCCTGGCCGCCGTCGGCGAGGCCGCCTCGCGCGGCTTCAGCTTCGGCACCCCGAGCGAGAACGAGGTCGCTCTCGCCGAGGAGATCGTCGCGCGGGTCGAGCCGCTCGAGCAGGTGCGTCTCGTGAGCAGCGGCACCGAGGCCACGATGTCGGCGCTGCGCCTGGCCCGTGGCGTCACCGGTCGCAGCGTCGTCGTGAAGTTCGCCGGCTGCTACCACGGTCACGTCGACGCGCTCCTCGCGCACGCGGGATCCGGTGTCGCGACCTTCGCCCTGCCCGACTCGGCCGGCGTGCCGGCCAGCGCCGCGGGCGAGACCATCGTGCTGCCCTACAACGACCTCGGCGCGGTCGAGCAGGTCTTCGCCGAGCGCGGTGAGGAGATCGCTGCCGTCATCACCGAGGCCTCGCCGGGCAACATGGGGGTCGTGCCGCCCGCCCCCGGCTTCACCGAGGGGCTGCGGCGGGTCACCCGCGAGCACGGGGCGCTGCTCATCAGCGACGAGGTGATGACCGGGTTCCGGTGCAGCGCGGCCGGCTGGTACGGCCACGAGACGGGCGACGGGGGAGCCCACCCGGGCGGCTACCCCTCCGGGGCGCCGGACCTCTTCACCTTCGGCAAGGTCATGGGCGGCGGCTTCCCGGCGGCCGCGTTCGGCGGCCGGGCCGAGGTCATGGCCCACCTCGCGCCGGACGGGCCCGTGTACCAGGCCGGCACGCTGTCGGGGAACCCCGTCGCCACGGCCGCCGGCCTCGCCACGCTGCGGGCGTGCACCCCTTCGCTCTACGACCACCTGGGCCGGGTCGCGGACACCATCTCGACCGCGGCCTCCGAGGCCCTCACGGCCGAAGGGGTGGCGCACACGGTGCAGCGGGCAGCCTCGATGTTCTCGATCTTCTTCACCGACGGGCCGGTGCGCAGCTACGCCGACGCGCAGCAGCAGGACACCGCTGCCTTCGGCCGCTTCTTCCACGCGATGCTCGACGGCGGCGTGCACCTGCCCCCGAGCGCCTACGAGGCGTGGTTCGTCGGGGCGGCGCACGACGAGGCGGCGGTCGACGCCGTGCTGGGCGCGCTCCCCGCAGCGGCCCGGGCCGCTGCACAGCCCTAG